The following proteins are encoded in a genomic region of Synechococcus sp. CBW1002:
- a CDS encoding polyketide synthase, translated as MKNSNQVFVTIRPIGDWLKACEKVVAAGASICFESFGFEHQLEEIWKQYLTRFRTGIFAVSCNSFETAKVLQELTRELEVPSSSPLRAIIPWHRISREQAIELKSMNPIPRIGSIQEVEQYARFPWEQQIDPSAILEGYESGGLCGRDSQYILFQKALGCLQDCRLIAAGPVGLLSFSALKSQGIRSIILDEQILLLQDSYLPQRTKLALSRVNGRQSIVIRSAEDDTVEVRCIIKPGKESSEHFFGSRVETSRLKEIATWSSEGTFPVGEGIDLAKDYSSECLTIGRVISSYRTITQNRHSSQLQANSIAEQFGVEYPVIQGPMSRVSDNAEFASSVAKGGALPTIAAAMLTDQALEEILIKTAELIPGMPWGVGLLGFIDSTHLQSQIAVLKRSRASFCILAGGTPAQAKEIATNGLRVFIHAPTPELLELFIKEGWRDFILEGRECGGHIGPLSSLNLWERSIKAVLKQSVVVRREVCLVLAGGIHDQTSAAFAAYMLDDLVKAGTNYGLLVGSAYLATREIIEDRAITSTYQKVSLECARTVFLETSPGHQSRCADTAFSREFNAIRDELIRAQVPVREISNQLDRLILGRLRLASKGLQRSEGGLVQVTDQAQRELGMYMLGEAVCLINGQTTIRQLHESIKAGLEAPSGNPQQQHVTQTSRYQTESANRGKLDIAIIGMSCRLPGANSPQQFWDLVMRAKCQIQEIPENRWSIEDFYSADPKVPNRVHSKWGGFLDAVRFDPIEFGIPPQSLSSIDPAQLLALVCVKDALQDAGYSKDSLYDRESTCVVLGYSGGLGELGQGYVMQAELAPLLTGHPDIERQLPAWTSDSFAGILPNVSAGRVANRFGFGGTNCAVDAACASSLAALDIAINKLRQGDASMAVVGAIDTLQSPFAYFCFSETHALSPTGQAKSFTNEADGIVLGEGAGILILKRLEDAEADGDTIHAVIKGIGSSSDGRCRTMTAPSHQGQVQAFARAYSDAGVDPATLGYYEAHGTGTPVGDRSEIRALTTFLEAQKSPNTYCAVGSVKTLIGHTKSTAGLAGLLKATLALKHKSIPLHSRTEEQIDEVISSSAVYLPTGSLPWLKNDQRTPRTAGVSAFGFGGTNFHAVLQEYVPQPVINNDVTDLSPQLPSGYRLLYFKAKQGCLSECIRLALAQALEVERECAVNGCLTSVNQLIADTITCHDICTHQHGCTDDFAIVLADLSAADIGQKLAIVSELLNKTTRYTDAMRQWLVCQSKTADLQIEFKQARQTALLFPGQGSDYPGMGATCMVATQLRSHELLLQLIPDKPTLTDVLSRYLFSRSEKSIAPPPELKQSLLAITEMAYLDILNYLEIPWSIALGHSLGDFVSLFATGWMTDSELVDLLRARGEAVSTYSDDGYGMLILFCSIDQGKELLKNVAEHSLTLANINSPSQIVLSGLLSDIERVEAACMMNGVSSQRMQAKQPFHSILMQECNNRFINSLSILNLRTGRSHSHSAILSTSPESGPVSESNIDKLITDHMTSSVDFIESVKQAERLGCTLYIEVGPKKVLSKLVQSSLSSTGSVAVSLDGPQGTDSFVGSIMRLGSYGVTLTWSRLDQMLRHTGSGYQAQQKRIRREPGLSYFINGASSWQSGHRVQKSAQHNVHHTFSTTGKSTNQNIPEPNSADTALLESVQLHPHRNEILPMNELNLSNQSNPPNEVSSLRLEAFRTYHETLRMMIDSQTQVFSAYLNQSGDNPASLASPPLIVTSSPLSESPTSLSSDSPEAQTIVRNSASTILPNVQQQQSQSPAPSSHAHGNVAMIDTLVPAPSTPVQSTFDSQATEPTSLLASNGDALTDRKSRQGLVQLDTGSILSQLTSILSEKSGYPVELLDPDQDLESDLGIDSIKRIEVMGGFMATLSDIAPETIQNIQTGTRDLRSLKEVSQYISSALSAGTSIDLAAEESQPGK; from the coding sequence AGCCGGCCCAGTAGGGCTTCTTTCATTCTCTGCCCTCAAAAGCCAAGGGATCCGTTCTATCATACTCGACGAACAGATCCTGCTTCTTCAAGATAGCTATCTCCCGCAGCGCACTAAGCTTGCCCTTAGCAGGGTGAACGGCAGACAGTCTATTGTCATCCGATCAGCCGAGGACGATACAGTAGAAGTCAGATGCATTATCAAACCCGGGAAGGAGTCTTCAGAACACTTCTTTGGAAGCAGAGTAGAGACTTCTCGGCTAAAGGAAATTGCGACCTGGAGTAGCGAGGGGACATTCCCCGTTGGAGAGGGAATTGATCTTGCGAAAGACTACTCTTCCGAATGCCTAACCATTGGCAGAGTTATTTCTTCTTACCGAACGATCACACAAAATAGGCATTCGTCTCAGCTTCAGGCTAATTCCATTGCTGAGCAGTTTGGCGTAGAGTATCCAGTCATTCAAGGCCCGATGTCCCGGGTGAGTGATAATGCCGAGTTTGCTTCTAGCGTCGCGAAGGGAGGTGCTCTGCCGACAATAGCCGCCGCTATGTTGACAGACCAAGCACTGGAGGAGATTCTGATCAAGACAGCAGAGTTGATTCCAGGAATGCCCTGGGGAGTTGGCCTGCTTGGGTTTATTGATTCTACTCATTTACAGTCTCAGATTGCTGTCCTAAAACGATCTAGAGCCAGCTTTTGCATCCTGGCCGGTGGAACACCAGCACAAGCAAAGGAGATCGCCACCAATGGCCTTCGTGTTTTCATTCATGCGCCAACACCTGAATTGCTGGAGCTGTTCATCAAGGAGGGATGGAGAGACTTTATTCTTGAAGGGCGAGAGTGTGGAGGACACATCGGTCCACTCAGCTCACTAAATCTTTGGGAACGATCCATCAAAGCTGTCCTTAAGCAGAGTGTGGTAGTAAGGCGAGAAGTGTGTCTAGTCCTTGCAGGTGGTATCCATGATCAGACCTCGGCAGCTTTTGCTGCCTACATGTTAGACGATTTGGTGAAGGCAGGTACAAACTATGGGTTGCTGGTTGGCTCCGCTTATCTGGCAACTCGAGAGATAATTGAGGATAGGGCCATCACTAGTACATACCAGAAGGTTTCACTAGAATGCGCCAGAACTGTGTTTCTCGAAACATCTCCGGGGCATCAGAGCAGATGTGCTGATACTGCTTTTTCACGCGAGTTTAATGCCATACGTGATGAGCTGATAAGAGCTCAGGTGCCCGTCAGAGAAATCTCTAATCAGCTGGACCGGCTGATCCTTGGTCGCCTGAGACTTGCATCCAAGGGCTTACAAAGAAGCGAAGGTGGCCTTGTCCAGGTTACCGACCAAGCTCAACGTGAACTTGGCATGTACATGCTGGGCGAAGCTGTGTGCTTAATTAACGGCCAGACCACAATACGCCAGCTACATGAGAGTATTAAAGCTGGATTGGAAGCCCCAAGCGGAAACCCTCAACAGCAACATGTCACGCAGACTTCTCGCTATCAGACAGAAAGTGCAAACAGAGGCAAGTTAGACATAGCAATCATTGGCATGTCTTGCAGGCTGCCCGGTGCAAACAGTCCACAGCAGTTCTGGGACTTAGTAATGCGCGCAAAATGCCAGATTCAAGAGATCCCAGAGAACAGGTGGTCTATTGAGGACTTTTATTCAGCTGACCCCAAAGTGCCTAATAGAGTCCATTCCAAGTGGGGTGGCTTCTTGGATGCAGTTCGATTTGATCCGATAGAGTTTGGGATACCACCACAATCACTCTCCTCAATCGATCCAGCGCAACTTTTGGCGCTTGTCTGCGTCAAGGACGCTCTTCAAGATGCTGGATATTCAAAGGATAGCTTATACGATCGTGAATCTACCTGCGTTGTTTTGGGATATAGTGGTGGCCTCGGCGAGCTTGGACAGGGATATGTAATGCAAGCAGAGCTAGCACCACTATTAACTGGCCATCCCGATATCGAAAGACAGTTACCAGCTTGGACTAGCGACAGCTTTGCCGGCATTCTACCAAATGTGTCGGCCGGAAGAGTAGCGAACAGATTTGGTTTTGGCGGCACCAATTGCGCCGTGGACGCTGCATGTGCGTCATCACTTGCCGCCTTGGATATAGCTATTAATAAGCTCAGGCAAGGGGACGCGAGCATGGCAGTTGTAGGAGCAATTGATACGCTTCAGTCTCCGTTTGCTTATTTTTGTTTTTCAGAGACTCACGCACTTTCGCCAACCGGTCAAGCCAAGTCGTTCACCAATGAAGCCGATGGAATCGTGCTAGGTGAGGGCGCAGGGATTCTGATCCTAAAGAGACTTGAAGATGCGGAAGCAGATGGAGACACAATCCACGCTGTGATCAAAGGTATTGGTAGTTCCAGTGATGGCCGTTGTAGAACAATGACCGCGCCGTCACATCAAGGACAAGTCCAAGCTTTTGCAAGGGCATACTCAGATGCCGGAGTGGATCCAGCGACGCTTGGCTACTATGAAGCTCATGGGACCGGCACTCCTGTTGGAGATCGTTCAGAGATCAGAGCTTTGACTACATTCTTAGAAGCTCAGAAAAGCCCTAATACATACTGCGCAGTGGGCTCAGTAAAAACCCTGATCGGCCATACGAAAAGTACTGCCGGATTAGCCGGTCTTCTCAAGGCCACCTTGGCTTTAAAGCATAAGTCTATTCCATTACATAGCAGAACTGAAGAACAAATTGACGAAGTGATAAGTTCTTCAGCCGTTTATCTACCTACTGGCAGTCTTCCCTGGCTTAAGAATGATCAGCGCACGCCCAGAACGGCTGGAGTAAGCGCATTTGGATTTGGGGGAACAAATTTCCATGCTGTACTGCAGGAGTACGTCCCACAACCAGTTATCAACAATGATGTAACAGACCTTTCGCCACAACTGCCGTCTGGCTACAGGCTTTTGTATTTCAAGGCAAAGCAGGGATGCCTTTCTGAATGCATCAGGTTGGCACTTGCACAAGCGCTGGAAGTCGAAAGAGAGTGCGCAGTCAATGGGTGTTTGACATCTGTCAACCAACTAATAGCCGACACAATCACCTGCCACGACATATGCACTCATCAGCATGGATGTACTGATGACTTTGCGATTGTCTTAGCCGATCTCAGCGCGGCTGACATTGGCCAGAAGCTGGCTATTGTTTCTGAACTGCTTAATAAAACCACTCGCTACACAGATGCCATGAGGCAGTGGCTGGTATGTCAGTCGAAAACAGCAGACTTACAAATTGAGTTCAAGCAGGCCAGACAGACAGCACTTTTGTTTCCAGGGCAGGGCTCAGATTATCCTGGGATGGGAGCAACATGCATGGTGGCTACCCAACTCCGCTCGCATGAGCTCTTGCTCCAACTAATACCTGACAAACCTACACTAACAGATGTATTGAGTCGATATCTGTTTAGCAGATCTGAAAAGAGCATTGCTCCGCCTCCTGAGCTGAAACAGTCATTGCTAGCCATCACAGAGATGGCCTACCTAGATATTCTGAACTATTTGGAGATTCCTTGGTCAATAGCACTTGGCCATAGCCTCGGTGACTTTGTCAGCCTATTTGCGACAGGGTGGATGACAGACAGTGAGTTAGTTGACTTACTTCGGGCTCGAGGTGAAGCCGTCAGCACTTACAGTGATGATGGCTATGGCATGCTGATTCTCTTTTGTTCCATTGACCAAGGAAAGGAACTATTGAAGAATGTGGCGGAACATTCACTTACGTTAGCAAATATCAATTCTCCATCACAGATCGTTTTATCTGGCCTGCTATCTGATATCGAACGCGTAGAAGCAGCGTGCATGATGAACGGAGTCTCATCACAGCGGATGCAGGCAAAGCAGCCATTTCATTCCATCCTTATGCAAGAGTGTAACAATAGATTCATCAATAGCCTGAGTATCCTTAATTTACGGACGGGTCGATCACATTCTCACAGTGCCATTCTCAGTACATCCCCTGAGTCAGGCCCGGTGAGTGAAAGCAATATTGATAAGCTTATTACTGATCACATGACTTCAAGCGTCGACTTTATCGAGTCTGTGAAGCAGGCAGAGAGACTTGGCTGTACCTTGTATATCGAAGTTGGGCCAAAAAAGGTCTTGTCTAAATTGGTGCAGTCATCACTCAGTTCGACTGGTTCTGTAGCGGTTTCGCTAGATGGTCCGCAAGGAACAGACTCATTCGTCGGTTCAATCATGCGCCTTGGGAGTTATGGTGTTACGTTAACTTGGTCAAGGCTAGATCAGATGCTGCGACATACAGGTTCGGGGTATCAAGCCCAGCAGAAGCGTATTCGCAGAGAACCTGGACTCAGTTATTTCATTAATGGAGCTAGTTCGTGGCAGTCGGGACATAGAGTTCAAAAAAGTGCCCAACACAATGTTCACCATACCTTCTCGACGACAGGCAAGTCAACTAATCAGAACATCCCCGAGCCTAATTCAGCGGATACAGCTCTGCTAGAATCTGTCCAATTGCATCCGCACCGCAACGAAATCTTACCCATGAACGAGCTCAACCTCTCCAACCAGTCGAATCCTCCGAACGAAGTTAGCAGCCTTCGCCTAGAAGCTTTTCGCACCTATCATGAAACGCTTCGGATGATGATAGATTCACAAACTCAAGTCTTTTCAGCATATCTGAATCAATCTGGTGATAATCCTGCATCCCTTGCTAGTCCCCCTTTGATAGTGACGAGCTCGCCTCTGTCCGAATCTCCTACTTCATTGAGTTCGGATTCGCCTGAAGCACAGACAATAGTCCGCAATAGTGCTTCGACTATTCTACCCAATGTCCAACAACAGCAATCTCAATCTCCCGCACCTTCATCGCATGCCCATGGCAATGTGGCGATGATCGATACCTTGGTTCCAGCTCCATCTACTCCAGTACAAAGTACTTTTGACAGTCAAGCGACTGAGCCCACTTCTCTCTTAGCCTCAAATGGAGATGCTCTAACAGATAGGAAGTCAAGGCAAGGACTGGTACAACTTGATACCGGATCCATCTTGTCACAGCTCACTTCTATCTTATCTGAGAAGAGTGGTTACCCTGTTGAACTACTTGATCCAGACCAAGACCTAGAATCTGACCTTGGAATCGATTCCATCAAGAGAATTGAAGTCATGGGTGGCTTCATGGCAACATTGTCAGATATTGCCCCTGAAACGATTCAGAACATCCAGACTGGCACTCGAGATCTTAGAAGTCTAAAAGAAGTGTCCCAGTACATTTCTTCAGCTCTTAGTGCAGGTACAAGTATTGATCTTGCTGCAGAGGAATCTCAGCCGGGAAAGTAA
- a CDS encoding SDR family NAD(P)-dependent oxidoreductase — protein MTYVSALSGMIKSIVSEYQSVRPTVVDICRQEFDSDTTRCHLDFICALEEPEREYTISHSGLYVHAIIPYQPSIEQPLRTEIHSQPKCVLAIGGARGIAVSALERIGTKHISLVLTGRSDLTLPSWIRPDSTTAQVRSHLIELHQEAGDQFTPASIERELRTISSSREAISTIERLSSLYASVAYIKVDFLDRSCDSIVLDFLKQNELRVDTVVNVAGIIEDSLVHKKAKDSFERVLLTKLNALKLTFRLVETHPVTRVLNYASVAGKVGNLGQSDYSAANELINAGSWLSASLYPSIKINSVNWGPWASAGMATKEVNDAFAHKGIIPIPLDLGAQCIAELLTTDYTLPLEITTGVYDVSKFSQSEVDIDSISESYPYLGAHSLSSSMLTIEGKLSKTYRFLLDPNYLPYLRSHQKFGRPVMPAALSCVFAVEAYQRENATTSLPPPDSVLRITTEVLSGIVFDNSEPQEFLYEVSSPSNRAVICTLRNSHSSRCSYRTHVQEIPRPVISSDLLSALSTEKLDVDNIITIGQSECYDRYLFHDGVFTVINGPSLILPRMGVIVSTLRSHGASELLGVPQSAEGFLDPSLLDGLLQMTLVILRELHQTSALPNNIVVDIYSLPVLGCNYLASSRISSFDPVSSRACYEGLITSEDGSPLLSISHSEMTHSKSMID, from the coding sequence ATGACCTATGTATCTGCCCTTTCAGGGATGATCAAGTCAATTGTATCTGAGTATCAATCTGTACGCCCTACTGTAGTTGACATCTGCCGTCAAGAGTTTGATTCCGACACAACAAGGTGCCATTTAGACTTTATATGTGCACTTGAAGAGCCCGAACGCGAATACACAATAAGTCACAGTGGACTATATGTTCACGCTATAATACCCTACCAGCCCTCCATAGAACAGCCCCTCCGTACAGAGATTCATTCACAACCAAAGTGTGTACTGGCTATTGGCGGCGCGAGAGGGATAGCCGTCTCTGCCTTGGAAAGAATTGGCACTAAACATATATCCTTAGTTCTTACTGGAAGATCGGACCTCACTCTGCCATCATGGATTCGGCCTGATAGTACAACTGCTCAAGTGAGGTCACATTTGATTGAGCTTCACCAAGAAGCTGGTGACCAGTTTACTCCAGCTTCCATTGAAAGAGAGCTGAGGACTATTAGTTCTTCACGTGAAGCCATTTCAACTATTGAGCGGCTATCAAGCCTCTATGCTTCCGTTGCCTACATAAAGGTTGACTTTCTTGATCGATCATGTGACAGTATCGTCCTTGATTTCCTAAAGCAGAATGAGTTGAGAGTTGATACGGTTGTAAATGTGGCGGGCATTATCGAGGATTCATTGGTTCACAAGAAAGCTAAAGACAGCTTTGAGCGAGTCTTGCTGACTAAGCTGAACGCTCTCAAACTTACTTTTCGGTTGGTTGAGACTCATCCAGTTACTAGAGTGCTGAATTATGCATCAGTTGCGGGGAAAGTGGGTAACCTGGGTCAATCTGATTACTCAGCTGCCAATGAGCTTATTAATGCCGGCAGTTGGCTGTCTGCCTCGTTATACCCAAGCATAAAGATTAATTCGGTCAACTGGGGGCCATGGGCGTCGGCGGGGATGGCGACTAAGGAAGTAAATGACGCCTTTGCTCACAAAGGAATAATTCCAATCCCCCTTGATCTTGGTGCTCAGTGCATTGCAGAGCTTTTAACTACAGACTACACCCTACCTCTTGAAATCACAACAGGAGTTTATGATGTATCAAAGTTCTCCCAGTCGGAAGTTGATATTGACAGTATTTCAGAGTCATATCCCTATCTTGGGGCTCACTCACTTTCGTCTTCAATGCTAACTATTGAAGGAAAGTTATCTAAGACCTATCGATTTCTGCTAGATCCCAACTATTTACCTTACCTTAGGTCACATCAAAAGTTTGGTCGTCCTGTAATGCCAGCTGCGCTTTCCTGCGTCTTTGCAGTTGAAGCCTATCAGAGAGAGAACGCTACTACTTCTCTTCCACCCCCAGACTCTGTTCTTAGGATAACGACAGAAGTGCTGTCAGGAATAGTTTTTGACAACTCGGAACCGCAAGAGTTTCTCTACGAAGTCTCCAGCCCAAGCAATCGTGCAGTAATCTGTACTCTAAGAAATAGCCATTCAAGTCGTTGCTCTTATCGTACTCATGTCCAAGAGATTCCTCGGCCAGTCATAAGCAGTGATCTGTTGTCTGCTCTCTCAACTGAGAAGCTTGATGTTGATAACATAATTACCATTGGCCAGTCAGAATGCTATGATAGATACCTATTTCATGATGGCGTCTTCACTGTAATTAATGGCCCTTCCTTGATTTTGCCAAGGATGGGCGTTATTGTTTCCACCTTAAGATCACACGGTGCATCGGAACTATTAGGTGTGCCCCAGTCTGCAGAGGGATTTCTCGATCCATCTCTCCTTGATGGTCTTCTTCAAATGACGCTAGTTATACTTCGAGAATTGCATCAGACTAGTGCACTGCCCAACAATATCGTCGTCGACATCTACTCATTGCCTGTACTTGGCTGCAACTATCTAGCGAGTAGTCGCATATCAAGTTTCGATCCTGTCAGCAGCAGAGCTTGCTACGAAGGCCTAATCACATCAGAAGACGGTAGCCCTCTCTTGTCCATCTCTCATTCAGAGATGACCCATTCGAAAAGCATGATCGACTAA